Genomic segment of Triticum aestivum cultivar Chinese Spring chromosome 6A, IWGSC CS RefSeq v2.1, whole genome shotgun sequence:
caaaccctgcggcaggaggcaagaacgcctggtttgcgaaagttcatgaggcttgcaggaaggatgtcgagcgggcatttggtgtgctccaatctcgattcgctgttgttcggtaccccgctcagacctggtccaaagatcaaatgtgggagattatgacttgctgtgtcatcttgcacaacatgatcatcgagagcgagcaagaagagccagtgtttgacactgaaccatactacaggcaggggcCTCTAGCTGAAGTTGATCACAatctaccggcaacttggactgcctatctcagtatgcgtcaggagatccgagacccacaggtgcatcatcaactgcagaaagatctgattgagcacctatggaggctcaagggggacgccgtgtgatgaaatacgagtttttatttgttgaactatataatttgtattgaactatttgttgttgtactattttgttgaagtatttgatttttctgtgatgaaatatgtgataagaaataattgtgttgataattgaacgccgagacacggcgaaaccacgccgaatatgggcctattatCGCCCAcatgggccctttattcgccgaaattaggctgcaaagtgggccaatttcggcgcctggggacgacgactgggcgcaaaaccgcccccagcgccgattgtatcgccggctcgcccccagggggcgatttttatgcgtcctgggggggggggcaatggctggagatgcccttacaagTAGGCACACTTTGGCGCCAGGGGATCAACGGGCAGAGGCAGGTGGCCCTTTTTCTGCAAGCACGTCACCCTCTCGTACAAACTTTCCCTCACTGGAGTGAACTCCAATCCCAGGTCCGTGAGCCTCCGGTTGGAGAACTTGTAGGGCTTCGCCATTGGCTTGCCATCGTCTTCACACCTGCCATGCCACCCCAACAAAATCCACCATGAGCAACCAATCAAATAGGTTGAAATATAAGGTCAATCGATATGGCCATCAATTATCATATGTACTTGGCGGTGATGTGGTACTGCGAAAAGAGCTCGCTGAGGAGCTGGAGGAAGTGTGTGCGATGCAGCACAGCGCCGATGCAGAGGTAGCGGCCGCAAGCCTCGGGATGCTCATAGACAAGGACGTGGGCGTGGGTGACGTCGTGGACGTCGGTGTAGGTGGCGACGGCGTTGGGGTAGGTGGGCTCGGCGCCGGTGAGGTAGCGGGCTACGTGGTTGCTGCTGAAGTTGAGCGCCGGCTGTAGCATGGGGCCCATGGTCATGGACGGCACCACCACCGCCAGCTCCAACCCCCTCTTGGCTGCCTCCTCCGTCGCCGTGATCTCCGCCATCATCTTCGCGCAacagcagtggcggagcttgggccAAAATTCTGGAGGGGCAATGGGCTGAGGGGGGGCTAAATTATGAGGTCTGGCCTTATTTTCCTATTCTTATGGCCCAAATACCTAGGGGTAGTGAGGGATTTCTTCATGGGCTGGGGGGGCGGTGGCCCAGGTTGCACTCCAAGAAGCTCCGCCACTGCGCAACAGTACACGTTCTGCAATGCACACGGAGATTAGTAAGTTCAGTTCAGTCGTGACGGGCAGAGCAGAGGATCCAGGGGGAAATGAGCTTGTTCTTACGCCTGTGCTTTTGCAGAAGTCATAGTCACTCCAACAGGTCTCGTCGAGCACGGTGTCGGGGCTGCGGTTAGGGTCCATGTGCACGGCGCCGTAGGACGACGTGAACACCACACGCCGCACGTCGGCGTCCGCGGCCGCGCTGATCACGTTCCTGGTGCCCTCTACGGTGACCGGCACGAGGTCCTGCAAAACCAGCAGCACATGTAGATGTAGCAGGTAAGTACGCGGCCCTTGCAGAAAGCCCGAAACTTCGAGAAGTAAGCAGAGTAGAGGAAGTGAACTGGCGGGGTCGTTGGATACTGACGAGGCAACGTGGAAGACGCCCTTGCAGCCGCGGAAGGCGGCGCGGAGGCCGTCGTAGTCGAGGACATTGGCGCGGCACAGGGTGAGCCTCTCATGGGCACCCTGCAGGGCCAGCAG
This window contains:
- the LOC123131300 gene encoding cinnamoyl-CoA reductase 1-like — its product is MPSIDKATDNGELKQRQPEQELVCVTGAGGFIGSWVVKELLLRGYRVRGTARDPSDRKNAQLLALQGAHERLTLCRANVLDYDGLRAAFRGCKGVFHDLVPVTVEGTRNVISAAADADVRRVVFTSSYGAVHMDPNRSPDTVLDETCWSDYDFCKSTGNVYCCAVMMAEITATEEAAKRGLELAVVVPSMTMGPMLQPALNFSSNHVARYLTGAEPTYPNAVATYTDVHDVTHAHVLVYEHPEACGRYLCIGAVLHRTHFLQLLSELFSQYHITAKCEDDGKPMAKPYKFSNRRLTDLGLEFTPVRESLYERVTCLQKKGHLPLPVDPLAPKCAYL